A stretch of DNA from Cannabis sativa cultivar Pink pepper isolate KNU-18-1 chromosome X, ASM2916894v1, whole genome shotgun sequence:
tataagtagaaagagagagagaggagcaGATTCAGAGAGAGAAAATGGGTTGTGGAAATTTGTTCTTCACAACTTTGATAACCTTTTCTGTAGCTTTGATTACATACAACATAATAATCTCAGCAAATGCTCCATTGAAGCAGGATTTCCCAGGTCCATCGAGAACTTCATCGATTTCCATGGACCCGGTTATCCAGATGCCGGTTGAGAAATCAAAAGGGAAATCTGGGTCTAAGAGGCTGTTTCACACGGCAGTAACGGCGTCTGACTCCGTCTACAACACGTGGCAGTGCAGGGTCATGTACTACTGGTTTAAAAAGTTTAAGGAAGGACCCAATTCCGAGATGGGTggcttcacaaggatcttgcaCTCTGGGAAGCCTGATCAGTACATGGACGAGATCCCTACTTTCGTTGCTCAGCCTTTACCTGCCGGAATGGATCAGGTTCTGGGTTTTCACTTTTCTATTCTTCCACATATATGTATAGAGTTTACAAAATGAAATTGTGTTAATCATCTGAGTTTCCCTAAAATCTAGGTTTTTGTCTGATTTATTGGATTTGGTGTCTTGTCCTGTTTAGAACTTTGCCCcccaaaccaaaaaaaaaaaaaagaactgaATTAAATACAGTTGAGAACTAAAAAATTTTGAGCTCAGATGTTCGGTCGTTTTAAATCGACCCGTTGACTTTGAGGTCAAATTTAATTCTTAGTTGAAGCTCATCTTGTTATGTCTTATTTATTACAACTTATGTTGCTTcatatcaaataataataactatGGAGTTCATATCAATAAGGCTAGGATTATTTTGAAGATGCTAGCTTTCTTTTATGAGAAgaaattagttacttttttaAATCTTTTCCACACAGGGCTATATAGTTCTCAATAGGCCATGGGCGTTTGTGCAGTGGCTTCAAAAGGCAGACATTAAAGAAGAGTAAGAAATGATACCATTCCTGATTCAAATTTTTCTGATGAGTTGATTATATATGTCTCAAGGATTAACTTTGTTTAATTCAATTCTGATGTGTATCCAGTTACATACTGATGTCTGAGCCAGATCATATCATTGTTAAGCCCATACCAAACTTATCTAGAGGTGGGTTTGGAGCTGCATTTCCCTTCTTTTATATTGAACCGAAAAAGTACGAGTCTGTTCTCAGAAAGTACTTCCCTAAGGAGAATGGACCAATAACTAAAATCGACCCGATCGGGAATTCTCCTGTCATTGTTGGGAAGGTATGCCATTTATGCATATGAGTACCCAATTTAGTTTACTTAGGATTTCATAGTGTGCTGATCAATTCTTAATCAAACATTATTAGGAAGCTCTTAAGAAGATTGCTCCCACTTGGATGAATGTGTCTTTGGCAATGAAGAAAGATCCTGAAACAGACAAAGCTTTTGGTTGGGTTCTTGAGATGTGTGTATACTCTACTCTTCTTTTGTAAACTCTGTTTTTACAtgtgacctttgcactcactttgttcattagtattttgCTTAAAATTTTGTATGGTGGCAAATAGGTATGCTTATGCTGTTTCATCTGCTCTCCATGGTGTTGGTAACATCTTATACAAGGATTTCATGATTCAGGTTTTGTTATAACATTTCCATGATTCCTACTCAGTGAACTAGATAAGATAGAACTTTGTCATGAAGATTTTGTGAAGTGTTTTTTAACATATGTTTATTGCTGGATAATAGCCTCCATGGGATACTGAAATAGGCAAAAAGTTTATAATTCATTACACTTATGGATGTGACTATAATTTGAAGGTAATTTATCATTCGTTACTGATCTATTCCTTAATGTCTTTGTTTTAGTGTTGGTTTTTAATAGTTAGTGACTTGTCCATACTCTTATATTCAGGGTGAATTAACATATGGAAAGATTGGAGAGTGGAGATTTGACAAAAGGTCTTATGATAGAGTTGCTCCCCCAAGAAATCTACCTCTACCTCCACCTGGTGTTCCAGAAAGTGTGGTATGTTTCACTTATATTGTCATCTCCTCTTATGTGCAGTACCTTAATTTCTAGTCTCCAACATTTTTAGGTAGAAGCCACCTTTTGGCAGACTAATGTTGAAGGGCATCCATTATGAATGCCTAGCACCACCATGAGGGTGCCACCTCATGGTGGTGCTGGCCACCATGCTCATAACTCTTTAGTTCAGAAAAATCATTAAACTTTGATTACTTTTTGTTATTGTCAACTGATCCACCGTTTCCTGAGTAAGTGAGTATCATGGAGTTGTTTTGACATATAccccaattttttttaatttttttctttctgagCTTTTGTGgggttttttcttttgttgaggGGAGGGTGGGGGATtgatcaaatttaattttaaatgataTATTCACTTACCATCAATGTGGATTggatcaaaattaaaattacagaTCCACACAACAAGTCAAGGTTGACaccacattattattattattattattattattattattattattattattattattattattattattgttattccCTCTACAGAGATTAGATGCCAACTAAAAATGTACACTTGAAGAATGGTGACGTGTCAGTTGGTCAACTTTTGGTTGCTTGCTGTGTTATCCTTTTCtaattaagttttttatatacatatttaaaagatttatttaataaactaaaaaaatttaaaaaaaattacaaaaatatatcaatactaaataaaaataattgatataTTTTATACTAAATTTATTACACGAGATTTACACATTtttcagtaaaaataataaattattttttagtttatttatatttgtattataGTTATCATGAATTTGTTTttctagttatttttttaattattttatagtttatttatatttgttgtgagattaaatattttttttaagttgtttcgTTTCTTACACTTTACCTGGTAAAgtttatttgtataattttaaattttctttttgtaaataaaaaattttaagctTGTAAataaagcatatatatataaatatataagtttATATCTACAAATCTTTGGCCACATTACCCAGTGGTGGAAGTAATCTAGTTTTAGGCTTCTTTACCTAATCTTGTGGAATGGGTCTCAATGATACGAAAGCAAAAGAGTTGTCTGGTTGAGAGATTAGAGGGAATTTACTACCTAAACATTATGGGGAATTTAGGACAATCGTAATCATCTCTATTGTTTATTGAATTACGAAAAATTACACGTTGCACTCAATATAATTCATGAATTTAGTGGTAGCAATTTCGCGTGTCGTATTGAAGtcttaaatttattatataccTATCGACACAAACACGATTCGtgacacaaaaaatttataaaacactAGGCACGAAAACGGCTCAAATAAATTTCGTACCATTTCAAACTTGCGAAATCTCGTGTAGTAAGCTAAATTGTTgtttttagtattattatttcgTGTTCGTGTAATTTGgtgtttttaaatttattttaaatagttaATACGAACACGACATGTGACatgaaaaattgataaaatacgAAGACGAACACAACCCGTATAATTTTCATGTCGTGTCAAACCCGTAAAATCACGAGTCGTGTTCATGTCAAATCTGTGTGTCGTGACCTGATTGCCACCCCTATATATGATCATATCCATCCTTATTTTTTTCAGATTCTGTAATTCTAGTATTTCTTATTTAGTTGCAAAATCTTTCTCCTTAAACGTTGCAGGTGACATTGGTGAAAATGGTCAATGAGGCGACAGCAAACATTCCAAATTGGGGATCATAGGCGAGAGGGCTGGAGCTATTGAAGGAAGGTACTTGCTCTGCTGGATGGACCCTCCCTCCGTTTCTCGTAAATATGGCGTAAACCGTGGATTAAAAGTTAAAATTCCGAGTCACCGCCTATTTATTTGAGTTTAAATACACAGACCCTTTTTATTATGGCAATTTATTGGTTCCTACTGCCAGAGTTCTCTTAACTCCGGCTTCATTCcttggtttcttttttcttttttgggttCTTTTGTAGGTTGCATCTAATTATGAAGCTAAATTCAACTATAGGGGAATAAAACATGTCTACATTGAATaacaaaagatatatatatctcCACATCACTACTCTCAGGATGTGTTGTACTTTTCATTTACTACCTAAACATAATGGAAAATTTGAGGTTTATGCATCTTATTATATCATAATACACCAAAAATAAG
This window harbors:
- the LOC115698818 gene encoding hydroxyproline O-arabinosyltransferase 1, which gives rise to MGCGNLFFTTLITFSVALITYNIIISANAPLKQDFPGPSRTSSISMDPVIQMPVEKSKGKSGSKRLFHTAVTASDSVYNTWQCRVMYYWFKKFKEGPNSEMGGFTRILHSGKPDQYMDEIPTFVAQPLPAGMDQGYIVLNRPWAFVQWLQKADIKEDYILMSEPDHIIVKPIPNLSRGGFGAAFPFFYIEPKKYESVLRKYFPKENGPITKIDPIGNSPVIVGKEALKKIAPTWMNVSLAMKKDPETDKAFGWVLEMYAYAVSSALHGVGNILYKDFMIQPPWDTEIGKKFIIHYTYGCDYNLKGELTYGKIGEWRFDKRSYDRVAPPRNLPLPPPGVPESVVTLVKMVNEATANIPNWGS